One Nostoc sp. UHCC 0302 DNA window includes the following coding sequences:
- a CDS encoding response regulator translates to MKSPANSKPKILVVDDEPDNLDLLYRTFYRDYKVLRATSGPAALDLLSQEGEVAVIISDQRMPMMSGTEFLSLTATQYPDIIRIILTGYTDVEDLVEAINAGKVFKYVTKPWEAEELKAVVRQALDTHNVLKARTRELTRTLRQESLLNTVTNTIRSALDYRQILQAIVDTVGHMLEVDVCLLRPFQDEQLVDQGFIYQKAVSESRRGGDWETGRENDSSFPLLNPNSKGESLALPIPSPSLLAQTVWETREVQVIHDVIDDERIQGDTPELRQRSAAFTAAEISSSLVVPLICQQELMAVLALHQCYQPRVWGEEEVQLVLMVADQAALALSQAYAYEQVRALAKRESLINTITSAIRSSLDPQDIFAAITQQLGQALQVNACVLSLWTEEEEFVQYVGLYDSSENLKDSLKTAEAQHKINNIGKSNQQLPDSQALVKDNPILQEMLQTHQPVVIADTRHSPLEIQGFNLPLKMPARSLMVVPLLADGKCIGSITLGEASKARRWLPSDIDLAKAVAAQAAIAVQQSRLYEKTRQQAERLLELDKQKTEFFQNISHEFRTPITLIQGPLESAIGAGEGLSYSQSAIALRNSRRLLRLVNQLLDLQRLDAGRMQPSFRPCDLVEFVSQIVESFRPYCEKKGLHLLTELDKCPTVYLDMEKFDKVIYNLLSNAMKFTPEGGTISVKLQPEDDRCIVQVQDTGIGIVQEQIPHLFERFRQAEGSENRSYEGSGLGLALVKELVELHGGSISLESVYGQGTTFPLSLITGNAHLPAQQVLATPVELNTSRASVELADLELVESTTDNNIENIENIESITKDLSLSSHTQDSGLSTKDLALKTQHCILVVDDNQDLRAYVSEILRRNGYQVQTARNGYEGYSLAQKITPSLIVTDLMMPLVTGLEMIQMIRSEEKLKGTPIILLTAKVDEETRIESTEHGADAYLAKPFNDRELLAEVRNLLALKENERRVLELNTYLTESVLKRFLPAVLVQKAAAGTLTLDLRPEPRLITVLFSDIVGFTQLANTLRSRRVAELLNEYLEAMTKVVFENGGTVDKFMGDAILALYGAPEELTPNEQVRRAINTAKAMHRSLALLNERWRSQGIFDSDRLTGVQFRCGIHQGTAVVGMFGSAERADYTAIGPSVNIAARLQSAAVPGTILVSAAVADYLLEEEITKGKPLELKGVDETVLTFAVRPELMANR, encoded by the coding sequence ATGAAATCCCCAGCAAACAGTAAGCCTAAAATTTTGGTTGTCGATGACGAACCAGACAACCTTGACTTGCTTTACCGCACTTTCTATCGCGACTATAAGGTGCTAAGGGCAACCTCTGGGCCGGCGGCACTGGATTTGCTCTCTCAAGAGGGAGAAGTCGCAGTGATCATCTCCGATCAGCGGATGCCGATGATGAGCGGTACGGAATTTTTGAGCCTGACAGCAACTCAATATCCTGATATCATCCGGATTATCTTAACTGGTTACACCGATGTCGAAGATTTGGTGGAAGCAATTAACGCTGGTAAGGTATTTAAATATGTTACTAAACCGTGGGAAGCAGAGGAACTCAAAGCAGTGGTACGCCAAGCTTTGGATACCCACAATGTTCTCAAAGCTCGTACCCGCGAACTTACCCGCACACTCCGTCAAGAATCGCTACTGAACACTGTCACAAATACTATTCGTAGTGCTTTAGACTATCGGCAAATTTTGCAAGCAATTGTGGATACAGTGGGTCATATGCTGGAAGTGGATGTCTGTCTTTTACGTCCCTTTCAAGATGAGCAATTAGTGGATCAAGGATTCATTTATCAGAAAGCAGTTAGTGAGAGTAGAAGAGGGGGAGACTGGGAGACTGGGAGAGAAAATGATTCTTCTTTCCCCCTACTCAACCCCAATTCCAAAGGTGAATCTCTAGCTCTTCCTATCCCTTCTCCCTCCTTATTAGCTCAGACAGTGTGGGAAACCCGTGAAGTACAGGTAATTCACGATGTAATTGATGATGAGCGGATTCAAGGAGATACTCCCGAATTGCGCCAACGCAGTGCTGCTTTTACTGCTGCGGAAATTTCTTCCAGTTTAGTAGTGCCACTAATTTGTCAGCAAGAACTGATGGCGGTATTAGCACTACACCAATGCTATCAACCCCGCGTTTGGGGAGAAGAGGAGGTACAACTGGTGTTGATGGTAGCCGATCAAGCAGCCTTAGCTTTGTCTCAAGCTTATGCTTACGAGCAAGTGCGTGCGCTTGCTAAACGAGAATCCCTAATTAACACGATTACCAGCGCGATTCGCTCTAGTTTAGATCCTCAAGATATATTTGCAGCTATCACCCAACAGTTAGGACAAGCTCTGCAAGTTAATGCCTGTGTCTTGTCTTTATGGACAGAGGAAGAAGAGTTTGTTCAATATGTCGGCTTGTATGATAGCTCTGAAAATCTCAAGGATTCCCTCAAAACAGCGGAGGCTCAGCACAAAATTAATAATATTGGCAAATCAAACCAGCAATTACCCGATTCGCAAGCACTAGTTAAGGATAATCCAATTCTGCAAGAAATGTTGCAGACACACCAACCAGTGGTCATTGCTGATACAAGGCATTCTCCTTTAGAAATTCAGGGTTTTAATTTGCCTTTGAAAATGCCAGCCCGATCGCTCATGGTTGTACCATTATTGGCTGATGGTAAATGTATCGGTAGTATTACCCTGGGTGAAGCTAGTAAAGCACGTCGGTGGTTGCCATCTGATATTGATTTGGCCAAAGCAGTAGCAGCTCAAGCAGCTATTGCTGTGCAGCAATCACGGCTATACGAAAAAACCCGCCAGCAAGCTGAACGTTTGTTGGAATTAGACAAACAAAAAACCGAATTTTTTCAAAATATCTCCCATGAGTTTCGTACTCCCATAACTTTGATTCAAGGGCCTTTAGAGTCAGCGATAGGAGCTGGTGAGGGGTTATCTTACTCGCAAAGTGCGATCGCTTTGCGTAACTCCCGCCGCCTTCTACGACTGGTAAATCAACTACTAGATTTGCAACGCTTGGATGCTGGGAGGATGCAGCCTAGTTTCCGCCCTTGCGATTTAGTTGAGTTTGTCAGCCAAATTGTTGAATCGTTTCGTCCTTACTGTGAGAAAAAAGGGTTACATCTCCTAACCGAGTTGGATAAATGTCCAACCGTGTACTTGGACATGGAAAAATTTGACAAGGTGATTTACAACCTGCTGTCAAATGCCATGAAGTTTACTCCTGAAGGAGGAACAATCAGTGTTAAGCTACAGCCTGAAGATGACCGTTGCATAGTGCAAGTACAAGATACCGGAATAGGTATTGTTCAAGAACAAATTCCTCACCTATTTGAGCGCTTCCGCCAAGCTGAAGGCTCAGAAAATCGCTCCTATGAAGGCAGTGGCTTAGGTTTAGCTTTAGTTAAAGAATTAGTGGAACTGCATGGTGGTAGTATTTCTCTGGAATCAGTTTACGGTCAAGGTACTACTTTTCCCTTATCGCTGATTACAGGCAATGCTCACTTACCTGCACAGCAAGTACTAGCAACGCCAGTTGAACTCAACACAAGCCGCGCTAGCGTAGAATTGGCTGATTTAGAACTGGTAGAGTCAACAACAGACAATAATATTGAAAATATTGAAAATATTGAAAGTATTACAAAAGATTTATCGCTTAGTTCTCACACTCAGGACTCAGGACTTAGTACTAAAGACTTAGCACTCAAAACGCAGCATTGTATTTTAGTCGTAGACGATAATCAGGATTTGCGAGCTTATGTATCTGAGATTCTCCGTCGCAATGGTTATCAAGTGCAAACCGCTCGAAACGGTTATGAAGGTTACAGTCTAGCTCAGAAAATAACACCCAGCTTAATTGTGACTGACTTAATGATGCCCTTAGTGACTGGATTAGAGATGATTCAGATGATCCGCAGTGAGGAGAAACTCAAAGGTACACCAATCATCCTGCTCACAGCGAAAGTTGACGAAGAAACCCGCATCGAAAGTACAGAACATGGTGCAGATGCTTATTTAGCTAAACCATTTAATGACCGGGAACTTCTGGCAGAGGTTCGGAATCTTTTAGCTTTGAAGGAAAATGAACGGCGAGTTTTGGAGCTAAATACTTACCTCACAGAATCGGTGCTAAAGCGTTTTTTACCAGCTGTATTGGTACAAAAAGCCGCCGCTGGAACTTTGACGCTAGATTTACGCCCTGAACCACGTTTGATTACAGTTTTGTTTAGTGACATTGTGGGTTTTACTCAGCTAGCAAATACCCTTAGATCCCGACGAGTGGCAGAGTTACTGAATGAATATTTAGAAGCTATGACTAAGGTTGTATTTGAGAATGGCGGGACTGTAGATAAATTTATGGGAGACGCTATTTTAGCTTTATACGGAGCGCCGGAAGAACTAACCCCTAATGAACAGGTACGTCGTGCCATTAATACAGCAAAAGCAATGCATCGCTCACTAGCTCTGTTAAACGAGCGTTGGCGATCGCAAGGTATATTCGATAGTGACAGACTTACTGGTGTACAGTTTCGCTGTGGCATTCACCAAGGTACGGCGGTTGTGGGGATGTTTGGTAGCGCTGAACGTGCTGATTACACCGCTATTGGCCCAAGTGTGAATATTGCTGCTAGGTTGCAATCTGCCGCTGTTCCCGGTACTATTCTGGTTTCTGCTGCCGTCGCTGATTATTTGCTGGAAGAAGAAATTACTAAAGGTAAGCCGCTAGAACTAAAAGGAGTCGATGAAACAGTTCTAACCTTCGCTGTTAGACCAGAGCTAATGGCTAATCGCTAA
- a CDS encoding GNAT family N-acetyltransferase: protein MTSWFFDPYQQQPIEASTESASCQFQIRAATPTDLATVAQIITESFHSPKGLWGWAFPLLRLGIYEDLRHRLASPPPHQVCLVAVEAINGQANNLIGTVELGVRLSDSCTQGGRSFPYLSNLAVHPKYRRHGVASGLLINCEKVCREWGFQDLYLHVLENNHQARQLYFKLEYQVQKVESNWNTYLLRSARQILLHKQLSADSTN, encoded by the coding sequence TTGACATCCTGGTTTTTTGATCCATACCAACAACAGCCAATTGAAGCTAGCACCGAGTCAGCTTCCTGCCAATTTCAAATTCGTGCGGCTACACCTACTGATTTAGCTACTGTTGCCCAAATCATTACTGAAAGCTTTCACTCTCCCAAAGGTCTATGGGGATGGGCTTTTCCGTTGTTACGTTTGGGTATTTATGAAGACTTAAGGCATCGCTTAGCATCACCTCCCCCCCATCAAGTTTGTTTAGTTGCTGTTGAAGCTATTAATGGACAGGCTAATAACTTAATAGGAACTGTGGAACTGGGCGTACGTTTGAGTGATTCATGTACCCAAGGTGGTAGGAGTTTTCCTTACTTATCTAATTTAGCTGTTCACCCGAAATACCGTAGGCATGGGGTGGCTTCTGGGTTATTGATTAACTGTGAAAAAGTCTGCCGGGAGTGGGGCTTCCAAGACTTATATCTCCATGTTTTGGAAAACAACCATCAAGCTAGGCAGCTTTATTTCAAGCTGGAATATCAGGTACAGAAAGTCGAATCAAATTGGAATACATATCTTCTAAGAAGCGCACGTCAAATATTATTACACAAGCAACTGAGCGCTGACTCTACTAACTGA
- a CDS encoding histidinol-phosphate transaminase, whose protein sequence is MLPFIRSDLAQFTAYKPHPSSDTGGSVPAQFDRLDTNESPYDLPAELKEKLAWTYQQVIETNRYPDGGHETLKDAIAEYVNESANLSPSLFTAGNISVGNGSDELIRSLLIATCLGGEGSILIANPTFSMYGILAQTLGIPVVAVARNETNFEIDLKAAQSAIEQTQNPSIRVVFVVHPNSPTANPLTAAELVWLRSLPEEILVVIDEAYFEFSQTTVVGELAQRPNWLILRTFSKAFRLAALRVGYCVAHPEAIAILEKVRLPYNLPSFSITAGLVALQYRTLLLKSVAQTLSERAKLIEAFSQDPRLQIAESAANFIYLRLKPNYFHPQDSVLKSLHQELRNSGTLVRQISGGLRITVGTTQENIRTLNRLQAALANVEF, encoded by the coding sequence ATGCTTCCATTTATCAGGTCAGATTTAGCCCAATTTACCGCTTACAAACCCCATCCCAGTAGCGATACAGGCGGATCTGTCCCCGCGCAGTTCGATCGGCTAGATACAAACGAGAGTCCTTATGATTTGCCAGCAGAGTTAAAAGAAAAGCTGGCTTGGACGTATCAACAAGTAATTGAAACAAATCGTTATCCTGATGGCGGACATGAGACACTCAAGGATGCGATCGCTGAGTATGTTAATGAGTCAGCTAACCTCTCGCCATCCCTGTTTACTGCTGGCAATATTTCTGTAGGGAATGGTTCAGATGAACTGATTCGCTCTTTATTAATCGCTACCTGTTTAGGAGGAGAAGGTTCTATTCTAATTGCCAATCCTACTTTCTCTATGTACGGAATTTTGGCACAAACTTTAGGCATTCCTGTGGTGGCGGTGGCAAGAAATGAAACAAATTTTGAAATTGATTTAAAAGCTGCACAATCTGCTATCGAACAAACTCAAAACCCCTCGATTCGGGTCGTTTTTGTAGTGCATCCCAATTCCCCGACAGCCAATCCTTTAACTGCGGCTGAGTTGGTTTGGTTGAGAAGTTTGCCAGAAGAGATTTTAGTAGTAATTGATGAAGCTTACTTTGAATTTAGTCAGACTACTGTAGTGGGTGAATTAGCACAACGCCCCAACTGGCTTATATTAAGGACTTTTTCTAAAGCTTTCCGATTGGCAGCTCTTCGTGTCGGCTATTGTGTCGCGCATCCGGAAGCGATCGCTATCTTAGAAAAAGTCCGCTTACCTTACAATCTTCCTAGCTTCTCTATAACAGCAGGATTAGTTGCTTTACAATATCGCACACTTTTACTTAAGTCCGTTGCCCAAACCCTAAGTGAGCGAGCCAAATTAATTGAGGCTTTCTCTCAAGATCCTAGATTACAAATTGCAGAAAGTGCTGCTAACTTTATTTACCTGCGCCTAAAACCAAACTACTTTCATCCACAAGACTCTGTTTTAAAAAGTCTCCACCAGGAACTCAGAAATTCTGGGACTCTTGTAAGGCAAATTAGCGGAGGATTACGAATTACTGTAGGAACAACCCAGGAAAATATTCGTACTCTAAATCGACTACAAGCTGCTCTGGCGAATGTTGAATTTTAG
- a CDS encoding YqiA/YcfP family alpha/beta fold hydrolase, which produces MQYIYLHGFASSPKSAKARDIGDRFAKIQTKLKIPDLNAGDFSQLTITRQIAQVAAEFSNDSPVTLIGSSLGGLVSAYLGQQYLQVKRLVLLAPAFGFLSHWLPKLGDEEVERWQQEKYLMVYHYGEARSLPLSYDFVTDAVQYQESLLQRPIPTLILHGKKDEVISIEASRDFGRIRPWVELVELDSDHGLGDVMEEIWQAIRLFCQLP; this is translated from the coding sequence TTGCAGTACATATATCTTCATGGTTTTGCCTCAAGTCCTAAATCCGCTAAAGCACGGGATATAGGCGATCGCTTTGCCAAAATTCAGACTAAGCTAAAAATCCCCGATTTGAATGCTGGGGACTTTTCCCAGCTGACAATCACTCGGCAAATAGCTCAAGTTGCCGCAGAATTTAGTAATGATTCGCCAGTAACGCTGATTGGTTCAAGTTTGGGCGGTTTAGTTTCTGCCTATTTGGGACAGCAATATTTACAGGTGAAACGTTTAGTTCTACTTGCTCCAGCTTTTGGGTTTTTATCTCATTGGCTACCCAAATTAGGAGATGAAGAGGTGGAGCGTTGGCAACAAGAAAAGTATCTCATGGTCTACCACTATGGAGAGGCGCGATCGCTTCCTCTGAGTTACGATTTCGTTACAGATGCCGTCCAATACCAAGAGAGCCTCTTACAGCGTCCAATTCCCACCTTAATTTTGCATGGAAAAAAAGATGAAGTTATCTCCATTGAAGCTAGTCGCGACTTCGGGCGAATACGTCCTTGGGTAGAGTTAGTAGAACTCGACAGCGACCACGGCTTGGGTGATGTTATGGAAGAAATTTGGCAGGCAATTCGCCTCTTTTGCCAGTTACCTTAA
- the gor gene encoding glutathione-disulfide reductase produces MTFDYDLFVIGAGSGGLAASKRVASYGAKVAIAENDLVGGTCVIRGCVPKKLMVYASHFPALFDDAAGYGWKVGNAELDWEHFITSIDKEVRRLSQLHISFLEKAGVELIPGRATLIDSHTIEIDGRKVTADKILIAVGGRPVKPDLAGMEYGITSNEIFHLKTQPKHIAIIGSGYIGTEFACIMRGLGSQVTQITRGEKILKGFDEDIRTEIEEGMTNHGIRLIKNNVVKAVEKVSEGLKLTLSGEDQEPVIADVFLVATGRTPNVDGLGLENAGVDLVASSVEGPGYSTTNAIAVNEYSQTSQPNIYAVGDVTDRLNLTPVAIGEGRAFADSEFGNNRREFSHQTVATAVFSNPEAATVGWTEAEAREKFGDAVTIYRTRFRPMYHSLTGKQERTMMKLVVDSNTDKVLGAHMVGESAAEIIQGVAIAVKMGATKKDFDATVGIHPSAAEEFVTMR; encoded by the coding sequence ATGACTTTTGATTACGATCTGTTTGTAATTGGTGCGGGTTCTGGAGGTTTGGCAGCTTCCAAACGGGTGGCTAGCTATGGGGCGAAAGTAGCGATCGCAGAAAATGATTTAGTTGGCGGTACTTGCGTGATTCGTGGTTGTGTGCCTAAAAAACTTATGGTCTATGCGTCTCACTTTCCCGCACTATTTGATGATGCCGCAGGCTACGGCTGGAAAGTAGGTAATGCAGAATTGGACTGGGAACATTTCATTACATCTATAGATAAAGAAGTTCGGCGGCTATCGCAGCTACATATCAGCTTCTTAGAAAAAGCAGGAGTCGAACTAATTCCTGGTCGCGCCACGTTGATAGATTCTCACACCATAGAAATTGATGGACGCAAAGTTACAGCAGACAAAATTTTAATTGCTGTTGGCGGGCGTCCTGTTAAACCAGATTTAGCAGGAATGGAGTATGGCATTACCTCCAACGAAATTTTTCATCTGAAAACGCAACCAAAACACATCGCCATTATTGGCTCTGGTTATATCGGTACAGAATTTGCTTGTATTATGCGTGGTTTGGGTTCTCAGGTAACGCAAATTACCAGAGGTGAAAAGATTTTAAAGGGGTTTGATGAGGACATCCGCACAGAAATCGAAGAGGGGATGACGAACCACGGAATTCGGCTAATCAAGAATAATGTCGTAAAAGCAGTTGAAAAAGTCTCGGAAGGGTTAAAACTTACTTTATCTGGAGAAGATCAAGAACCTGTAATTGCCGACGTATTTTTAGTAGCAACTGGTAGAACCCCCAATGTAGATGGGCTAGGTTTAGAAAATGCTGGTGTTGATCTCGTTGCTAGTTCTGTAGAAGGGCCAGGATACAGCACCACAAATGCGATCGCAGTTAATGAATATAGCCAAACAAGTCAACCGAATATCTATGCTGTGGGCGATGTTACCGACCGCCTTAATTTAACTCCTGTCGCAATTGGTGAAGGTCGCGCCTTTGCTGATAGTGAATTTGGTAACAACCGCCGAGAATTTAGTCATCAAACTGTAGCAACAGCAGTATTTTCCAACCCTGAAGCCGCTACTGTCGGCTGGACAGAAGCCGAAGCACGCGAAAAATTCGGTGATGCGGTAACAATTTACCGCACTCGTTTCCGCCCGATGTATCATAGCTTGACTGGTAAGCAAGAGCGGACAATGATGAAGTTGGTAGTTGATAGCAATACCGACAAAGTGCTTGGCGCTCACATGGTGGGAGAAAGCGCAGCTGAAATTATTCAAGGTGTAGCGATCGCTGTCAAAATGGGAGCTACTAAAAAAGACTTTGACGCTACCGTCGGTATTCATCCCTCAGCCGCAGAAGAATTCGTCACAATGCGCTAA
- a CDS encoding FecR domain-containing protein, translated as MFHKYFPLLVIGLWGIMVLPCPNRASAIVPLTRAQIQNLRNLVQFIPKNSAKKRPARKLDAMIPGDGLSTGRASLADLRFNDGSLARVGEQAVFQFLPKTRNFRLSSGTVLLLIPPGRGQTHIQTPSAAAAIRGSALFVRYNQQTDTTIVGALTNSGIEVFNKEASQSRRLEAGQLIVIVKGEFQSLYDFDLRNFYETSDLVRELDLNRQNPIPTPDPAITSVQAETAAALKAQPPITGEGVIENPSFVQLTTSPSNSPSNNVITGNSSTSSSEKTGHNSTNTQQQSATNGNNSNVNSQNNNTGVDSSKTPAKTQQSSEQSNPDKSGTTTTPDPAPTEPVTKTPDPAPTEPVTKTPDPAPTEPVTKTPDPAPTEPVTKTPNPAPTEPVTQTPNPAPTEPVTQTPNPAPTEPVTQTPNPAPTEPVTQTPNPAPTEPVTQTPNPAPTEPVTQTPDPAPTEPVTQTPDPAPTEPVTQTPNPAPTEPVPSK; from the coding sequence ATGTTTCATAAATATTTTCCACTATTAGTAATTGGTTTATGGGGGATAATGGTGCTGCCTTGCCCAAATCGGGCAAGTGCCATAGTTCCGCTAACTCGCGCCCAGATTCAAAATCTCCGCAACTTGGTACAATTTATTCCTAAAAATAGCGCTAAAAAGCGACCAGCACGTAAATTAGATGCCATGATTCCTGGAGATGGGTTGTCTACTGGTCGAGCTTCCCTAGCAGATTTGCGTTTCAATGATGGCTCTTTGGCGCGGGTTGGAGAACAAGCGGTATTTCAATTTTTACCGAAGACTCGCAACTTTAGACTATCAAGTGGAACTGTGCTGCTTCTCATCCCACCTGGAAGGGGACAAACACACATACAAACTCCTAGTGCAGCAGCAGCAATTCGTGGTTCAGCATTGTTTGTGCGCTACAACCAACAAACAGACACAACGATTGTGGGTGCGCTGACAAATAGCGGCATTGAAGTTTTTAACAAAGAAGCTTCTCAATCTCGAAGACTGGAAGCAGGGCAGCTAATAGTTATAGTTAAAGGTGAATTTCAGAGCTTATATGATTTTGACCTAAGAAATTTTTATGAAACTAGTGATCTGGTTCGTGAACTTGATTTGAATAGGCAAAATCCAATACCTACACCTGATCCTGCAATTACTAGTGTTCAAGCTGAAACTGCTGCGGCTTTGAAAGCACAACCGCCGATAACAGGCGAGGGAGTAATTGAAAACCCCTCTTTTGTGCAGCTAACTACTAGTCCTTCAAATTCGCCCAGTAATAATGTGATCACAGGTAATTCCTCAACAAGCTCTTCAGAGAAAACAGGACACAACTCGACAAATACTCAGCAGCAAAGTGCAACGAATGGTAACAACAGTAACGTAAATAGCCAAAACAATAATACTGGCGTTGATTCTAGTAAAACTCCTGCAAAGACTCAACAGTCCTCAGAGCAGTCAAACCCTGATAAGTCTGGAACAACGACAACTCCAGACCCCGCACCAACTGAGCCAGTAACAAAAACTCCAGACCCCGCACCAACTGAGCCAGTAACAAAAACTCCAGACCCCGCACCAACTGAGCCAGTAACAAAAACTCCAGACCCTGCACCAACTGAGCCAGTAACAAAAACTCCAAACCCCGCACCGACTGAGCCAGTAACACAAACTCCAAACCCCGCACCAACTGAGCCAGTAACACAAACTCCAAACCCCGCACCGACTGAGCCAGTAACACAAACTCCAAACCCCGCACCAACTGAGCCAGTAACACAAACTCCAAACCCCGCACCAACTGAGCCAGTAACACAAACTCCAAACCCCGCACCAACTGAGCCAGTAACACAAACTCCAGACCCCGCACCGACTGAGCCAGTAACACAAACTCCAGACCCCGCACCGACTGAGCCAGTAACACAAACTCCAAACCCCGCACCAACTGAGCCAGTACCCAGTAAATAA
- a CDS encoding sulfurtransferase, with the protein MTNTQFVVSPAWLLEHLEDPQVVIIDCRFSLADPLLGKQQYQESHIQGAYYLDLNQDISSPVGKHGGRHPLPNPDDIANKLSAIGVNSQKTLVVAYDDSRFAFAARLWWLLRYLGHEQVAVLDGGFAGWQKSEYPVTDVIPQPRSGKFIPQVQTDRIVDITVVKNYKDSPDVVLVDSRESDRYRGEREPIDKIAGHIPSAVNYPWQEITDSSGYLLPQSAQRHRWEKLKNSKEILVYCGSGVTACVNLLSLELAGINKGKLYPGSWSDWISYL; encoded by the coding sequence ATGACTAATACCCAATTTGTCGTTTCCCCAGCTTGGCTGTTAGAACATCTTGAAGATCCGCAAGTAGTCATTATAGATTGTCGCTTCTCTCTAGCCGATCCACTGTTAGGAAAACAACAGTACCAAGAGAGTCACATTCAGGGGGCTTATTATTTAGATTTAAATCAGGATATTTCCAGTCCCGTAGGAAAGCATGGTGGGAGACATCCTTTACCTAACCCTGATGATATAGCTAACAAATTATCTGCGATTGGAGTAAATTCTCAAAAAACTCTGGTAGTAGCTTATGATGATTCTCGTTTCGCCTTTGCTGCTCGTTTGTGGTGGCTGTTGCGCTATCTGGGACATGAACAAGTAGCGGTACTAGATGGAGGTTTTGCCGGATGGCAAAAATCTGAGTATCCCGTTACAGATGTGATTCCTCAACCCCGAAGCGGTAAATTTATACCTCAAGTGCAAACAGACAGGATAGTAGATATTACAGTTGTAAAAAATTACAAAGATAGCCCAGATGTCGTTTTGGTAGATTCAAGAGAAAGCGATCGCTACCGAGGTGAACGAGAGCCAATTGATAAAATTGCTGGTCATATTCCCAGTGCAGTTAACTATCCTTGGCAAGAAATTACAGACTCTTCTGGTTATCTACTTCCCCAATCAGCACAACGCCACCGATGGGAAAAACTAAAAAACTCTAAGGAAATATTAGTTTATTGCGGTTCTGGTGTTACTGCTTGTGTAAATTTACTTTCTTTGGAACTAGCTGGTATTAACAAGGGTAAACTTTATCCTGGTAGCTGGAGTGATTGGATTTCTTATTTATAG
- a CDS encoding MnmC family methyltransferase: MSGLENNFTPKLTADGSFTFTSKEFGESFHSHYGAKQESFLKFVSPTQLATVAQKPVLHLLDVCYGLGYNTAAALQTIWAVNPSCYVEIIGLELNPSVPQAAIAHHLFDDWNCNYTEILTQLAFEQQVQTPCLNAKLLIGDARTSIALVHQSSFQADAIFLDPFSPPQCPQLWTIEFIKQLASCLHKDGLLATYSCAAAVRTALLAAGLVIASTPPVGRRTPGTVAAHARGVGESESRKEGAFLQFSPPSLYSPLSQAEKEHLLTRAAIPYRDPQLSDSAETIVMRRQQEQQASSLESSSRWRKRWSSENNLG, from the coding sequence ATGTCAGGCTTAGAAAATAATTTTACACCTAAGTTAACAGCAGATGGTTCTTTTACCTTCACCTCGAAAGAGTTCGGCGAATCTTTTCATAGCCATTATGGAGCTAAGCAAGAGAGTTTTCTCAAGTTTGTAAGTCCTACTCAACTAGCTACAGTTGCTCAAAAACCCGTCTTGCATCTGTTAGATGTTTGTTATGGTCTAGGATATAACACAGCAGCTGCTTTACAAACGATTTGGGCAGTTAATCCTAGTTGTTATGTAGAGATAATCGGTTTAGAACTAAATCCATCTGTACCACAAGCTGCGATCGCTCATCACTTATTTGACGACTGGAACTGCAATTATACCGAAATTTTGACCCAGTTAGCTTTTGAGCAGCAAGTACAAACCCCTTGCTTAAACGCAAAGCTACTAATTGGTGATGCTAGAACCTCAATTGCATTGGTACATCAGTCGAGTTTCCAAGCAGATGCTATTTTTCTTGATCCGTTTTCACCACCTCAATGTCCTCAATTATGGACTATTGAATTTATAAAACAATTGGCATCGTGCTTACACAAAGACGGTTTACTAGCAACCTATTCTTGTGCTGCTGCTGTACGTACAGCACTTTTGGCAGCTGGCTTAGTTATAGCTTCTACCCCACCAGTTGGAAGGCGAACGCCTGGCACTGTCGCCGCACACGCTAGAGGAGTCGGAGAGTCGGAGAGTCGGAAAGAGGGAGCATTTTTGCAATTCTCCCCTCCATCCCTCTATTCTCCCCTCTCTCAGGCTGAAAAAGAGCATTTGCTAACTCGTGCTGCAATTCCCTACCGTGATCCTCAATTGAGCGATTCTGCCGAAACCATAGTGATGCGGCGACAACAAGAGCAGCAAGCTTCTTCCCTAGAGAGTAGCTCTCGTTGGCGAAAAAGGTGGTCATCGGAAAATAACTTAGGGTAG